The following DNA comes from Candidatus Zixiibacteriota bacterium.
TGCGGGGGTGGCAAAAATCGTATCAACTATTGAGATAGTAGAGGAATAATATGAAAGAGATGGCGTATCGTCGGGAAACCACCAAGCCGTTTGAGCAAGTAACTTCAGAGCTGGAAAAACTTACTCCGGAGCGGGGATTCCGGGTGCTGGCGATTCATGATACCAAAGCGACCCTGGCAGAGAAGGGATTTGAGATTGAGCCGCTGAAGATATTTGAAGTCTGCAACGCCGGCTTTGCTTATAGGGCGCTAGGGAAGAATATCGATACGGCGCTCTTTATGCCGTGCAAGATAGTGGTGCGAAGCGAGAAAGGGAAGACTCATCTGGCGCTGATGAAACCGTCGCTTATCGCCGAGTTTCTTCCCGGCTCGGAACTGGAGGAACTTGCCGGCGAGGTCGAAAAACAGATTATAGGGATAATGAATGAAGTTGCCTAAAAAGAAAATTGCCAAAATCGGCATCGGTGTTATATTAGGCGGGATAGCCGGTATCGGTATCAGTTATGTCTACGGACTGGTGGGGGTGACCTGACCGCTGGTCTGTGATACCGGAAGAGCCTTTCTTCTCGGTTCCATAGCCGGTGCGGCTATTGCGATGGTTGATTTGAGGTGACTATGCCGATTTTTGAGTATAGATGCCGTTCCTGCGGAAATCAGTTTGAACTTCTGATTTTCAAAACCTCCGAGATTCCGGTCTGCCCAAAATGCGGCGGGGCCGAGACCGAGAAGATGGTTTCCACTTTTGCTTCCAACGCTTTTGTAGGAAATACCTCCGCGGCCTGCTCCACCGGTTCCTGCAGCAAGAAAAGCAGTTTTGGCTGAGCTTCCTGCTGAGTTTGAGCCGGTTCGGCTCGTGAGGATTGTATTGAAAATGCGGGGGACCATTTGCGAGAAAAGGCTGTCAAGAAATCGAATTTGGGGGTGAATGAGGGAGAGTGAGAGGGGAGTTGTCGAAACCTAAGAAGAATCTCGACCTGCGAGAGAGCGGCAACCATTAAAGAGGCGTCAGTTCTCACCCCGACAGGAGTCGGGCTTAGGAACTGACGCAACGTTTCAAGAAAAATTTCGACATACGAGAGAGCGGCAGCCATTAAAGAGGCGTCAGTTCTCACCCCGACCGGAGTCGGGCTTAGGAAATGACGCAACGATTTATGGCACAATGGCGGCTGCCGCAACCTTGATTTCGACAATGGGCGAACGTGCG
Coding sequences within:
- a CDS encoding DUF302 domain-containing protein; translation: MKEMAYRRETTKPFEQVTSELEKLTPERGFRVLAIHDTKATLAEKGFEIEPLKIFEVCNAGFAYRALGKNIDTALFMPCKIVVRSEKGKTHLALMKPSLIAEFLPGSELEELAGEVEKQIIGIMNEVA
- a CDS encoding zinc ribbon domain-containing protein; translation: MPIFEYRCRSCGNQFELLIFKTSEIPVCPKCGGAETEKMVSTFASNAFVGNTSAACSTGSCSKKSSFG